One genomic window of Candidatus Poribacteria bacterium includes the following:
- a CDS encoding PQQ-binding-like beta-propeller repeat protein has protein sequence MKRIQFLTLFCLLIVLPIGIATADLNVTWVRTGAVLETEGKQNVDLKINVATVSNGTTHALAETPTVQQFDANRVLLQFAWQPNQSYQFRLNDSVTTAISPLKPEPYLIRTVELDGLLSLMENLRQPAKPTALALGHGSRPNTEKLAIATDSGHLAVLKPLTGETLWKTRISEGYVRRMAFSADNTRLYIGEQAADGFIYCYDLTTDKSTLRWKYRTADDIETSTPSNPDSVYAWVSYPGPACMRTLTNGDLLVASVHSWTENDTPLKKSQLYRFDGETGEVTWKWPREHAGPKVIRWFDVSADSKTLALVMDSGHNLQGNAANESGNGKLTVLNAEDGTEKWHVDIEPLREYFAQVTFWRGVSLSPDGKFINVTTDDGRAFIFDVNRSEPIWQENLATPLEVSGIPIVATSGTIDATDAAALFVTGDTYIPYHLRKGAQKPSAGHPNGMTLFAYSWNGEKSWQWKLENMPQGLRIDAIDRYAVLSVSKRTQDPNESLHGVSVFDLKAEGSGLAKYLYTYRTEGQLPYDTLAVSANGTLIAIVEVPIAMPDETVQGKNRVHVLY, from the coding sequence ATGAAACGAATTCAGTTTTTGACGCTATTCTGTCTGCTCATCGTCTTACCTATCGGCATTGCGACGGCTGACCTAAATGTCACTTGGGTCAGGACAGGCGCAGTCCTTGAAACCGAAGGTAAACAGAACGTTGACCTTAAAATCAACGTCGCAACCGTATCTAACGGCACAACCCATGCATTAGCAGAAACACCAACCGTCCAACAATTTGATGCGAACCGAGTTCTTCTTCAATTCGCATGGCAACCGAACCAAAGTTATCAGTTCCGTTTAAATGACAGCGTAACAACAGCGATTTCGCCGCTGAAGCCAGAACCTTATCTCATCCGTACCGTCGAATTAGACGGCCTCTTATCGCTGATGGAAAACCTGCGCCAACCTGCGAAACCGACTGCCCTTGCCTTAGGACATGGTAGTAGACCTAATACAGAGAAGTTAGCAATCGCGACAGATAGCGGACATCTCGCGGTTTTGAAACCCCTCACGGGTGAGACGCTTTGGAAAACCCGTATTTCGGAAGGTTATGTGAGACGGATGGCATTCAGTGCCGATAACACACGACTCTATATTGGCGAACAAGCAGCAGATGGGTTTATCTACTGTTACGACTTAACAACCGACAAATCAACGCTCCGCTGGAAATATCGTACCGCCGATGACATCGAAACCTCCACGCCAAGCAATCCTGATAGCGTCTACGCATGGGTAAGTTACCCTGGTCCAGCGTGCATGCGAACCCTAACGAACGGAGACCTTTTGGTAGCGAGTGTACACTCTTGGACAGAGAATGATACACCACTTAAGAAGTCCCAACTCTATCGATTTGACGGTGAAACGGGAGAAGTCACTTGGAAATGGCCCCGCGAACATGCTGGACCAAAGGTGATACGCTGGTTCGACGTAAGTGCCGATAGCAAAACACTTGCCCTCGTGATGGATAGCGGGCATAACTTACAAGGCAACGCCGCGAATGAAAGCGGCAACGGAAAACTCACTGTCCTCAATGCAGAGGATGGAACGGAAAAATGGCACGTGGATATTGAACCGCTGCGCGAGTATTTCGCGCAGGTCACGTTTTGGAGAGGTGTCAGTCTATCCCCCGATGGCAAATTCATCAACGTCACAACTGACGATGGGCGCGCCTTCATTTTCGATGTAAACAGATCGGAACCGATATGGCAGGAAAATTTGGCGACACCATTGGAGGTAAGCGGTATTCCTATTGTAGCCACTTCCGGCACGATTGACGCGACGGATGCAGCAGCACTCTTTGTTACTGGCGATACCTACATCCCCTATCATCTCCGAAAAGGCGCGCAAAAACCTTCGGCGGGACATCCCAACGGGATGACGTTGTTTGCCTATTCGTGGAACGGTGAGAAAAGTTGGCAGTGGAAACTTGAGAATATGCCGCAAGGTTTACGCATTGATGCTATAGACCGTTATGCCGTGTTATCTGTCTCCAAGCGGACACAGGATCCGAATGAGAGTCTCCACGGTGTGTCGGTGTTTGATTTGAAAGCGGAGGGCAGCGGTTTAGCGAAATACCTATATACCTACCGCACAGAAGGACAACTCCCGTACGATACACTCGCAGTCAGCGCGAATGGTACTTTAATCGCTATCGTTGAGGTGCCAATAGCAATGCCAGATGAAACCGTCCAGGGTAAGAATCGAGTACATGTGCTGTATTGA
- a CDS encoding HD domain-containing protein — MKKQTYRRIRDPIHGLIDFSEREQQLIDTKVFQRLRRIRQLAMVFLVYPSALHTRFDHSIGVMHIAGRICTSLQELSPDGISDEDIANVRFAALLHDIGHGPFSHLSENLLEKFSPAQTNMGIARGRVHEKITIDIIRNDSQIKDILDDKERKFLIDMIQGKPTRDWRRDVISSELDADKMDYLLRDSYFAGVKYGEYDLEKLIESCLVVDRPKTQLARPETQLALNSEGLYALEQFMLARYHMKQQVYSHEVSLISDEMIIRGITLAIEEGNKQIAKLYKYPRRNKKDTDQDYEKKRKDFVQNYLNYHDEKVIDLLRNCKQRKANKIFNRLYNRELFNTITGLRFKYEDMAIRDCLQEMVADSDRKRRCEKKIAECIGPNADADYIIVNKPAVRNLNYDSQSKTQSSEAVMIFDENNKKQDRLEALGEYAGELFLARYYDGASPLEIVQVYAPYQVSEKKERKIQDILRSS; from the coding sequence ATGAAAAAGCAAACTTATAGAAGAATACGAGACCCAATCCATGGACTTATTGATTTTTCAGAAAGAGAACAGCAGTTGATTGACACTAAAGTTTTTCAGCGGCTTCGTCGGATTCGGCAATTGGCAATGGTGTTTTTGGTTTATCCGAGTGCTCTACATACGCGCTTTGACCATTCGATTGGTGTGATGCACATCGCTGGTCGAATTTGCACCAGCCTCCAAGAGTTGAGCCCCGATGGAATTAGCGATGAGGATATTGCTAATGTTCGTTTCGCAGCGTTGCTTCATGATATTGGACACGGTCCGTTTAGTCATCTTTCTGAGAATCTTTTGGAAAAGTTTTCACCTGCTCAAACTAACATGGGGATAGCCCGCGGAAGGGTTCATGAGAAAATAACTATAGATATTATTCGTAACGATTCGCAAATCAAAGACATTCTGGACGATAAAGAGCGTAAGTTCTTGATTGATATGATCCAGGGGAAACCGACGCGGGACTGGAGACGTGATGTCATTTCGAGTGAGTTGGATGCCGACAAGATGGACTACCTTCTGCGTGATTCCTATTTCGCCGGTGTCAAATATGGAGAGTACGATCTGGAGAAACTAATTGAATCCTGCTTGGTTGTTGACCGACCAAAAACACAGCTTGCTCGTCCAGAAACACAACTTGCCCTTAATAGCGAAGGGCTTTATGCTCTCGAGCAATTCATGCTCGCGCGGTATCATATGAAACAGCAAGTGTATTCGCACGAAGTCAGTCTCATTTCCGATGAGATGATTATTCGTGGGATTACCCTTGCAATTGAAGAGGGTAATAAGCAAATCGCCAAACTTTATAAATACCCCAGAAGAAACAAAAAGGATACCGATCAAGACTATGAGAAAAAGCGTAAAGATTTCGTTCAAAACTATCTCAATTATCATGACGAAAAGGTAATTGACCTTTTAAGAAATTGCAAACAACGGAAAGCAAATAAAATTTTCAATCGACTTTACAATCGTGAGCTCTTCAATACAATTACTGGACTCAGGTTCAAATATGAAGATATGGCAATCCGTGACTGCCTGCAGGAAATGGTAGCGGATTCGGATCGAAAACGCCGATGTGAGAAAAAGATTGCCGAGTGCATAGGTCCCAACGCCGATGCTGATTATATTATTGTAAATAAACCCGCGGTTCGGAATTTGAATTATGACAGCCAATCCAAAACTCAGAGTTCGGAAGCAGTTATGATTTTTGACGAAAATAACAAGAAACAAGATAGATTAGAGGCACTGGGTGAATACGCGGGTGAACTGTTTCTCGCGAGGTACTATGATGGTGCCTCTCCTTTAGAAATCGTTCAAGTCTATGCCCCATATCAAGTATCAGAAAAAAAGGAGCGTAAAATTCAAGACATTTTACGTTCTTCGTGA
- a CDS encoding CotH kinase family protein: MTKWILCIATLLCLGTAIHSSSAKELTLDDIFPTDRVIDVQITVSQRDWDTIRYQSRDFVSALNEKRQFGPLDHPYTYVEASLSIDGVVFPKVGLRKKGFIGSQSHTRPSLKIRLNHIDKEGGIEGLTNLTLNNNKQDTSQVSQFMGYALFNAIGSPAPRCAYAKVTVNGKSLGIYSHVETVRKPLLKRAFGNDNGPLYEGTVVDFNEEWENSFEHKRGNDTLGREKIIALINVLADDKVTEEAIGELVDLDSFYPFWATESLLGFWDGYSGNNNNYFIYLNPETDKFQFSPWGADALFTNFSMDFRRNARAPTSVKTQGLIAYRLYQLETGRERYAKTMKKLLEIHWNEEELLAELDRVAAMIQPYLLPEQREFQEEEWGGRGEKQTFENQLADVRDFIRTRKNDILQEIGDGMPVWRRKPRPPFVMGPDGFDMKNFIQLPEEGLWHAARTGDLASMKRYIIEGADVNEPDESLNISPLAWSASHGQTEATRLLIENGADVNLKDDNGSTPLHGAVVFGRAGVAKLLVENGANLQVRNNDGGTPADALHLDWRTTTFIGGLMGVEVEENIAVMQSGRNEIAKLFGVKEFDSKDIPSAQDLSGAVFIGDLAAVKHALTEGANANAQDPQSGSTMLSIAALMGHTEIVALLLEHGADVNAKSRDGGTALHAAAFLGRVETVKLLLEKGADTTLRNNMGGIAVDGAKLDWAFAKGIIAMLQLEVDEAEVKAGRAEVIKLLSRHSRE, encoded by the coding sequence ATGACAAAATGGATACTATGTATAGCAACACTTCTCTGTTTGGGGACTGCTATTCATAGCAGTAGCGCAAAAGAACTCACATTAGACGATATTTTCCCAACCGACCGGGTGATAGACGTGCAGATCACGGTCTCGCAGCGGGATTGGGACACAATTCGGTATCAGTCACGGGATTTTGTGAGCGCACTGAACGAGAAACGGCAGTTCGGTCCGTTGGATCATCCGTATACCTATGTCGAAGCAAGCCTAAGTATTGATGGCGTGGTTTTCCCAAAGGTAGGACTTCGTAAAAAAGGATTCATCGGTTCGCAAAGCCATACCCGTCCTTCCCTCAAAATTAGATTAAATCACATTGACAAAGAGGGCGGAATTGAAGGACTGACGAACCTGACACTGAATAACAACAAACAGGATACAAGCCAAGTGAGTCAATTTATGGGGTATGCGTTGTTTAACGCGATCGGTTCCCCCGCGCCGCGGTGCGCGTATGCGAAGGTAACGGTCAACGGCAAAAGTTTGGGGATATATTCTCATGTGGAAACCGTCCGTAAACCACTCTTGAAACGTGCCTTCGGAAATGACAATGGTCCCCTCTATGAAGGCACTGTCGTTGATTTTAACGAGGAGTGGGAAAACAGCTTTGAACACAAACGCGGCAACGATACGCTCGGCAGAGAAAAGATCATCGCTTTAATCAATGTCCTCGCAGATGACAAGGTAACGGAAGAAGCCATCGGTGAACTCGTGGATTTAGATAGTTTCTATCCGTTTTGGGCAACAGAAAGTCTGCTCGGTTTCTGGGACGGTTATTCTGGAAATAATAACAACTACTTCATTTATCTGAATCCGGAAACCGACAAGTTCCAATTTTCACCGTGGGGAGCGGATGCGCTGTTTACAAATTTCAGTATGGACTTTCGGAGAAATGCACGCGCACCGACTTCGGTCAAAACACAAGGCTTGATTGCATATAGGCTTTATCAACTTGAGACAGGGCGCGAACGGTATGCAAAAACGATGAAGAAACTCCTTGAAATCCACTGGAATGAGGAAGAACTACTTGCTGAACTGGACAGGGTCGCTGCAATGATTCAGCCTTATCTGCTACCGGAACAACGCGAATTCCAAGAAGAAGAATGGGGCGGGAGAGGCGAAAAACAGACCTTTGAGAACCAGCTCGCGGACGTTCGTGATTTCATCCGTACCCGTAAAAACGACATCCTGCAGGAAATTGGCGATGGCATGCCTGTCTGGCGTAGAAAACCGCGTCCGCCGTTCGTTATGGGACCGGATGGATTTGACATGAAAAACTTCATTCAATTGCCCGAAGAAGGTCTGTGGCATGCCGCGCGCACCGGTGATCTCGCATCGATGAAACGCTACATCATAGAAGGTGCCGATGTCAATGAACCAGATGAGAGTTTGAACATATCGCCTTTGGCATGGAGTGCGTCTCATGGACAAACCGAAGCGACTCGTCTGCTTATCGAAAATGGTGCTGATGTTAATCTAAAAGACGATAACGGCAGCACACCCTTGCACGGTGCCGTAGTTTTCGGTAGAGCAGGTGTCGCGAAACTTCTTGTTGAGAACGGTGCAAATCTGCAGGTACGCAATAACGATGGCGGGACACCAGCGGATGCTTTGCATCTTGATTGGAGAACTACTACTTTTATTGGCGGTTTGATGGGTGTAGAAGTAGAGGAAAATATCGCTGTCATGCAAAGCGGTAGGAACGAAATTGCGAAACTCTTTGGAGTCAAAGAATTTGACAGCAAAGACATACCCTCCGCGCAGGATCTATCGGGAGCAGTATTTATTGGAGATCTCGCAGCGGTTAAACACGCGCTAACAGAGGGTGCAAACGCTAATGCGCAGGACCCACAATCCGGAAGCACAATGCTGTCTATTGCTGCACTGATGGGGCATACGGAAATTGTAGCACTGCTCCTTGAACACGGCGCGGATGTCAATGCGAAAAGCCGTGACGGTGGCACGGCACTGCATGCAGCGGCTTTCCTCGGACGTGTTGAAACGGTGAAACTTCTGCTTGAAAAAGGCGCAGATACGACACTTCGAAATAATATGGGTGGCATAGCGGTAGATGGCGCAAAGTTGGACTGGGCATTTGCCAAAGGCATAATCGCTATGCTGCAACTTGAAGTAGACGAGGCAGAGGTGAAAGCAGGTAGAGCTGAAGTTATAAAACTGCTCTCTCGCCACAGTAGAGAATAG
- a CDS encoding Uma2 family endonuclease produces MHNSQTNPESIQEIPVPRAMTLEEFLENDFEGYEYIKGELVPMAAAAIVHGEIGSNIHFLLAAYVRENKLGRLYIAETTFQLDDRVVKPDIAFVSTERLSDDKLKGFSVAPDLAIEIVSPTDKHYDVTEKALAYLKSRTRLVWVIEPVAKTVMVYRSETDFALLTCEDTLTGEDVVEGFTCPVAQLFE; encoded by the coding sequence ATGCATAATTCGCAGACTAACCCTGAATCTATTCAGGAGATACCAGTGCCTCGTGCAATGACACTGGAGGAATTCCTTGAAAATGACTTTGAAGGTTATGAGTATATAAAAGGAGAATTAGTCCCTATGGCAGCAGCTGCAATTGTACATGGCGAAATAGGATCTAACATCCATTTTCTTTTAGCAGCATACGTTCGTGAAAATAAATTAGGGCGTTTATATATTGCAGAAACGACGTTTCAATTGGACGATAGGGTAGTAAAACCTGATATTGCGTTTGTCTCGACAGAGCGGTTGTCAGATGATAAATTAAAAGGATTCTCCGTGGCTCCTGACCTCGCTATTGAGATAGTTTCCCCGACAGATAAGCACTATGATGTCACCGAAAAGGCGTTAGCCTATCTGAAATCCAGAACACGTCTCGTCTGGGTTATCGAACCGGTTGCTAAGACAGTAATGGTCTATCGCTCTGAAACAGATTTCGCGCTGCTGACGTGTGAAGACACACTGACAGGTGAGGATGTGGTCGAAGGATTTACGTGTCCGGTTGCGCAATTGTTTGAATAA